Genomic window (Nymphaea colorata isolate Beijing-Zhang1983 chromosome 1, ASM883128v2, whole genome shotgun sequence):
GAATTCACCAAACTTAAGAGCACCAAGTTCCACATGCGTAAATTCATTGAGGAAGGTAAATAAGGCAATCTGAGATAAAACTGTGGCTTTATTCTTTCCTTTAATTGGTTTATGTAGGTTAGGCAGTCCGCAGAGATTAAGAAACAACTAGAACTGCAGGAATCTATGCTACGATACTCGTCACTGATAGCAGTTTAAATACTCAGTCAATAAATTGAATCTACCTAATTACAGATTAAAACATCTTCgacagaaaaaggaaggaagcgCCGACAAGAGTAACCAACCTCGAGGTGCTAAAAAACCATATCGACTTCGAGGCACTATTTGTTTCAAACACTGTAAATCTTCATTTCCTAAACTCCAGAAAATTCATATTTTCATTATAATTATAGTTAGATCTTAGATTGTCTATCTAGTTCTGCTTTATCTCACTTAGTCTAATATTATCACACGAAGGAAAGGCGCCTAAAATATATACCATTATTGGAACACCATAATGTTCCAACCTATATCACTTTTTGTAGACAAAAGAGCACCCTATCGAGCACCTCTACTCTGCTGAAAACCACAacattgttctttttcttcttctttatcttcattCAAACAGTGCAggcagaagaaaaagagaaccgaagtgagaaaaaggaaaatgatggaTTTTGCACGTTGGTGCGCTTCATGgaccaagagaaaaaaagtcaTGGAAAGGAATATCTTGTCCATGGAAATACATATTTGGATGGAGCATGCAGAAACACTAGATAGTCCCAATCATAGAACTAGATGCAGCCACATGATCTGGCACGCGGTATCTGCAGGCACACATAAACATGCACACGGCAGACACGCCTAAAAGGATATAAGATGCCAACTTTGTGAAAACCTCAGCACAGGAATTCCAGGGAAACTCGGTCCCAGCTAGAACAAGGAGCAAGTGAAGAACGATCATGCTTTACAAGCATGGAAATGATCCTATTCTCTTTATCTGtgtaatattattttatttctcttcttttctcaatGACTTTCCAACTTCTTTCTTACTGCTTCCTAGTGCAGTTGGTACTAAAATTAATGCCCGCCGTTAAGAGACAAATGAAGAAGATTATAAAATGCTGTAATCTGCCCATGTTATTGAATCAGTACCCTGTACATCTTGTTTTCACATTCAAGGGGAGTTGCGAAGAATCTACCGGTTCCCGACGATGATCTTCTGTTACAATAAAGCTGACAGGACAGCAGctacataaaaagaaagaaaggaaaacattgGCCGTCCGCCCTCATGTAGGACTCGTTTCGATCTGTGATCAGCATTTTGAACCAGCCAACTAGCCAAAATTACTGTGCATAAGTTCCCTTCCAAATGCATGATACAAGCCGGTGCCATAATTAAATCAGAAAACATTGAAAGCAATACAATAGGGTGCACCTTCGAATAGCCCTAGTCTCTGTGAAGACTTGCCTCTAGGGATTTGGAAGAATCCACAGAATAATAGTACGGTAAAGTAAGTACTTGAAAAGTTTATACAGAAGGACTAACCATGAAAGAGTGAACATGCCCTTCTTGGTAGGCAAGTCCTCTTCTTACCTAAAATAAGATTGAGTTGGTGATTCTTTGTCATGCTAATGAAAGTTTCCATTTACTAGAAAACGGGTATAAATCAAATCATGCCTTAGAAGGACTGTAGATGCCTAGAGATGGTCAAATAATTCAGTAACTCGTGAAGGCCCCTTGCTGAAACAGTTAATGCAAGAAGCAATCCGATGACAGATCACTTCTTAAAATCTTATGTAGAGAAACTGTATACATATACGCTCTGCCAATAAATTGTAGACATACCCATGACTTTTAAATGATTATATGGAGGGTGAAATAAATGTATAAAGTTGAGGTTGGACGAGAAAGAAGGTGATTGATGTATACCTGGGGTGCTGCGTGTTCTTCACAATCTTTTGCCCATACTTTCGCCACTTGTACCCGTCGTCCAAGATGTCAATGTCACTCATGGTCTTGAAGCAGAACCTTGGTTCCCTCACCTTCCTCCTTGCCTTCACCTTTTTCATCTTCAGAGGCATGGGTGCTAGACCAGAACGTTGGTCATGATCTTTATCATCAGCATCCATGGCGGTCACCCGTCTAGGACCGCCTGCTGCCGCTTGATCCCCCACTTCCCCTCCCCAAGACCTGCAAGTCAGAATAGAGCTCTTTTTTCGATGAATTGATCAAGACCTTAATTTCTTCCGTATCCACACAAATTCCACGCATGGGGTTGGTACAGGTTCCTTCTGTGAGGAGATGTATTGGTTTGTTTCTCTcacaacgagagagagagagtggtgcGCACAACAATAAAATATTGCAAGTGCAGACATTCTTCTTGTATATTCTTGGTTGCAGTTATTTTAGCTCTGATGATGGTTGCTTAATTTCCATTGTCATCATTACTGCGTGCACCTGTGAAGAACTCTAGtgttctgtgtgtgtgtatgtatgtgtgtgagagagagattaccaTTTCTGCACATTAGAGGCAACAGAAAGAACTTTAGCTGCCATGGGAATGGTAGTAGTGCAACCAGCAGCAGAAGCACCGCCGTTTCCAACTTTATGGAGACCCAAATGGCCGATTGGACTAGACTCACGAGTTTGGTGGTGATGATTCATTGCCATACCTCCAGCTACAAAGCAAGCAGCAGCTGCAGCACAAGAAGGAGATAAAGAAGAATGGtgatctcctcctcctcctcctcctctgacGAAGATGCCGGTACCGTTACCCATCAAAGGCCCGCTAAGTGCCCTCAGAAACTGGTACCCATCGGAGGACGAAGGATCGGATCCCTCGTAGTACTCCTCTTGTCCCTcgaacatctctctctctctccccctctcaaCGACGATCTGATGAACAAAACCAAATTAGAAACACTACCTCCTTTTTTCTCTGGCTCAATTGTATTGTGGAGGAAGACCACaactctcgctctctctctctctttagctctctctttctctggttTGCCAAAGTCTACCTagatttctccttctttctttttgtgaagGGACTCATGGTTATGGCTTTCTATTGCCAGATacagacctctctctctctctctctctctctctctctctctctctctctaatcatTCTGAATTATGGTAAAAAGGAAGGAATATGGGGAGGGAGGGGGAAAGAGAGACGGCGATCATTGCTGGAGTTCAGATGAGTACATAATAATAGAACAAAACCGGTCGTATCCCTCCTCTTAGATTTCCCTTTTCCTGTTCTTCTTTCTGCTTCCGTAACAccgttctttcatttttctcattttcttctttaagCAAACAAAAATGTGCCCATCAatcatgatgatgaatgtggtgcagtctccctcttctttctgGCGGTGTAAGGCCATCATTGACCAGagccacccaaaaaaaaaaaaaactgacccTTCGCCAAAAAGATTGCTACCTTTCTCcacttccttcttcctttttttttttaattttagtttcTGCTGTAAATTTCTTGTAATTGGTATTTTGCCTCTCAAGCATGCTCTGCCGAACATATAATGATGTATGTATGTACGCTTTGTCCTTGAACGTCCTAagatccttttcctttcttctttttgtttttcattcccTGCATTTGAGTTGCCTTGGCTTTTAGTCCTTCCCAGCATCTTTTACTTTCACCGAGTCACTGGAGTGGAAGTTCCTGCGCTTCCACCGGGCGTGGGCTCTACGTTTTTCCACGTACTTTTATTTAAAGCGAAGATATAGTCTTCAATTATTTTCCGGCGAGCCGGAGCACAATTCAAAAGTTCCACATTCCTCCTGCCTCCAAGTTCTTCGCCTGCATGGAAGCTTGAGTGAGCAGCGAGCCGCTTTCAAATTGACTGAATATCTCTGCCTTCTGTAAACCAAGAGAGTAACACCCACGGCCGGGCCAACTATACTACGTCCAATTAGTTTCTAATTACTTTTAATGAAGGATTCTGGGAGATAGGTTCCCCACCATTTCTTAAGAATGAATCATACGTACATGACAAAAAGATGCACAAAACCAGGAGTGACGAGGATGCCATgcatcatttatatatgtaagtaGAAAGCCAAAAAACTAAAGTTGCTAATACAACAACTCCTcacaagtaataaaaaaaactagGCCAAGAAAACTAgttttcaattacttaaaacataaaaataacaaaaaaaatctaattacaTCTTTAGGCttgtccttctctctctgttGCCGAGGAGAATTTGAGTAATTGTTAATTTGCgacttttttttcatctcaatAATCTGCGTCTGCTTTCATCCTTTGATTTGTTTCAGGGAATTTTGTATCCCAGTGGataaacaaaatttcatttgcGTGGTAGCTAGCAACCGTAGACCGTTAATGATAGCGGTTCTAGGAACATAGACGGATGACAGGTGCTTTTTTGACGTCTTTCGTCCATAACTATTGTTAGCATCAGATTTTATGACCTAAAAGCGCAAGATATCGACTTTTATgttgaaatgtcattttttcgTTTGTGGGTTTTGTGCTAATCTCATGTTTATGAGGATGCAGTTTTGCTTTGTACTCATTAATTCTTATGTGATAATGAAAACTGCTTTATGTGGCAGCCATGAATGTaggaaaacattgttttcaaacaacttaaatctttatgtttctttctcttttctctttttcttcggTTTCCTTCTCTCTTGGTGTGTcaagagagtgtgagagagcTTAGTTGCTAACATTTTCAATCCTTGAATCAATTTCTGCATGGACTAAACTCTTGCAAAGGTTGGCATAAGATTACCAACAAATTTAGCCTGCCTATTAATCTGAACAAGGACTTTTGAAGTTCCATTTTGTTCACATACTAAACTCAACAAGGCTGGAGCTGAAAACAATAATGCCAAGGAAATTTTTTCGTAAGAAAGAATTACGTTTTCAACTTTTGAAGGGAAAGAAGGTCGTGACTGTTAACGGTTAGCCCAAACTCAAGCAAGTACAGCTCTAAACAACAAGGTACATTGTCAAACAGTTCTATTAGAGATCGTACTATTAAATATTTCCGAAAGTTGTGAGTAATAAGACTTATAGTTTCATTTCAAGTCAAACATCAAGGCTGGGCGCCCTGTCGCGGTGTCTCATTAGTGCAGAGACTCTGATTGCAGGTGGCAGACGAggcctgatatatatatatatatatatatatataaatatatactgTCAGGCCAAATCCGACCTGACATTTTATCACATTCTTACACTCAAACCAGAGACCAGGACCTTGGTCTTAAACCCCATAAGCATGTCGGACCATAGTGCTCCTGCCCGCATCAAGGTCAGGTATGTACGACCCTTTTGCTAACAtatttttagagagagagatatagagtgAGATTAACTTTAGAGCTCTTTCCGGTGAATGGAATGAGCGAGACGTTACCCACTCAATTGGAGTGATCCCCAAGACTCCTCCACTATTAGGCCCTGGCAGGTCGGGTTAGCccacttaaaattaaaaaatatatattttaatataaaaaaatattatatacttaattgtaataaaaatattataattatatataaaaatcaataaaaataatatttcaaatattttattgaaCCAACATAACTTAATGGAGCCCACTCCATCTCGGTTCCTTTTTTGGCATCCAAATCAGGCTGAGTATCGGGCACTAGGTATCGAGTAAGGCTTATGCATTCTCCAAACTCCAGGATCCTAGGCTGTGCTGGGGCTACGGTGACcaataggaaaaaataaaataaatatgtgtTATATTTTCTATGAACATCAATTCATATGTGGTTGCACTTGTAGTCTCTTAAGacttaaaaattttgttaagtATATATATTAGTTTCTTCATGCTGCAATCAGCTAAAATGAAAGCAGTTATGTTTTTTTGCATGAGCATGGTAGATCAAACTAGCATGAGAGTTTATATTGGTATGGACAATCAATTGCATTCTCTCAACTCCCACACACCCTTCTTATTAAATCAACTAAAACAAAggagatgaaaaggaaaagagagatcaagaaAGCAAGCTTGTTAAGAATGTTTACAGTTTTGCATGAGTAAAAAGAGCATTTCATCCTATTGTTTAGTAAGTCGAAAGCATTTTTCCCTTCTCCACGCCTCAAATTACGTCGTAGTAGTAGGTCGCTTCCAACTATTAACATAATAAAGTTTAATGGGATTACTATTTAAACCAGCGACCGACTGCCTACCAGATCAGAGTCTAGGACGCCAAACACTCTCAAGAATGTTTGTAGTCAAAACTTGCGAGAGAAACAGGGactcattttttgcttttcgtTTTAAATCAAATGCTTCATGACATCGTCGCAAGGCGAACTGCAGGGCCCACGCGTCCGTGCGAACGCAAGGCATTGGCCTCCCGCCCGGAGACAAAGCGGGCGGGGTGGGTGCGACCGGAATCTCACCGCCGGTTATTCTCCCGGAAAACTGTGGGCCCCGCCCCTTGCGTCGGCCTTACGTCATCATGACGCGGCCGGCCCATGTTCTACGGCCATCAAGCGGCGTGGACTGGCCCCGCTTGTATCCGGGTCGAGGCGCAGTGTGACCCGAAATAGTCAGATCCGACAAGCTCAAACGGGTCCAGCCTCTGcggatttcaattttcaaatgcCCGTGACGTCCCCAGAACAGATGCTCCTGCAATGGATAGGATGATCCAGATTGAGCTGTTGGGATCAGAATCATCACGTTTCGTCCGATCTGGTATTTGGAAGTAAATGTTTTAGGTGATCGGTAGATCGAGTTGACCAGAATCGGAAAACAGATCTCtggaaaattaaaaacaaaaattcaagaaaaattaaaatttccatagatataatttttttttttttttttttaaaggaaggTGAATCTGAGATAGGGAAAACGTTAAAAATAAGAAGGTATTAACGCCGTCACAGGGTAAAGTTGCAGCCTTAAAGACAAATTGTCTTACAACTAAGGATGAAGTCTTTTACAACCATGGCATGCTTTTGTGCAATTTGTTTAATCTTATTAAGGATCCAGTATCCTGTTACGTTCCAATATGGTGTGTTAATATATGTATGAGCTCAAATCCGCCGGCCAACTTGAGCTCCATTTAATCATCGCCCCTTGatgcctttatatatatatatatatatagagagagagagagagagagagagagagagagatcatgaaCATTCAAGGTAAGGGTCAATGCGTAATGCCATGGGTTTCCATATGTAACACTTTCATATGGGAGAACAAATACATGAGATTAAGGATAACGCTCAAATATTTGAAAGTGTAGATGTGATATTACAGTTGGTTGTTTTCATACTTGACTTTCAGGTGAGCGGAGAAAGTCCACTGTCCAGCAGAAGGCCAATGGCCCCTGTAGAACCTCTTATCCTCTCAAAGTACATGGTTGATTTTCGATGCTTGGAAATGTCACCGCCAGCACACTTCAAGTCATGCAATGGTGGCTCTCCTTTTGCAGCATATCAAGGATTCGAGCCTATCGGTCTCCATCCCATCTGTTGTGCCAACCCCATTAAGGACCACTTAATTGTTGACGATATTGAAAGTAAGTCGAGAGGTTTTGGTAACTTAGTTCAATATTGAGATAGATCATAAAAATTGATATACCAAAGTCAAATTCAGCCTTGACCTGGAACCTGAGATGTACGCATGTTGTGCCTCTAAAGGAATGTACTGAAACACCTTATGTAAAAGGATTAGAATTGTAGTCATATAGTCACAATATTGAAAACCTTTGGAGGATTCTAAGTATTGATTAACATCACAAATCGTCTTACTTCTGTCTCAATCTTATTGGCATACGACAATTCCTAGTCTTCATACATGActgcagtggcagagccacatataggctggtgtgggcagttgctcacaccagtttctcaattttctttcattttttcatttttacattaagatcgtttaatatttgttttattatatatgtaaatgtcCACTTCAGGTATGAAAACCTGTGAATCAGTGCCCCTCCATAAAATTGTTTTCACTCCGACCACTTTATTTGGAGGTGTTACTCCTTCCAAGGCAAAGGCTCCTGCATATGTGGGAACTAACATCTGAATATTGAACTTCATTTTGATACTAACTCGAGTCAAACCAACTTGAGTGTTTGACGGCTAGCAACCTCCCTTCTAGCCAGATTCCTCATAACATATAAACATTATGAACCAACAAAATTAGTAGTGTTGCGTTGatatttataaacaagtcaagagTTATCAGTACTAGAAGTGAACACGAGCTGAGTTGGGCCTCAGGTTGGCCAGCTCCAGCCGGACTCAACTCATATTGAGCTTGTCTCAAGCTCGGTCAAGCCTAATAAGGTCGGCTCGAGCTTGACCAGTCTAAGCTCGTTTACATGTTGACGAAATTTCATAGCATGTGTCGGCGAGCAGAAACTCGTTTAACTAAGCTTGGCTTCTCAACGGTTTTGATTCTTCCAGCTCGTTTCTTCACGACAGGGCTCCGTGGCTGCCACTCCCACAGCTGGAtgaccgagagagagagagagcgagagagagagagagagagagagagagagagagagagagcctgaccattgggccggcccgattaaatttaaaaaactcaagtttaaagttgagtttgaactcgactcattaatAAGTGAGTCAATCTTGACTCAAGTATTTTTCAAACGAGTCCGAGTTGACATGACTCATTGTTCATTCCTAATCAGCATTTATATAAGGCTACTATTATTTTCCTTGCTTATAGTGTTCGTTATTGTCTTCCTTTCAAACATGTATTCAACAATCAGATCAAGTTAATTTTCAGCATTTTAAATTATCTATATACTTATTATATATTTGCCCTCCTACCGTTACATGCATGAGTTCATCTAGatattaaaatttagaaactttaatttggcatCCTTCATGAAACTTTAATTTTTGGTTTCGCCCCTGTCTCAGCTTCAGACCAACGTCAAACATGCTTACCCAACTCAAACCATCTttaaatgaacaagaaatttAAAGATGGGGGTTTGACTCTTGGACCGCagaaattgtcattttctttagaGGATTGTCTAGGCTCGACCCAAACATTCATTCAGCTTTTAGCTTCTAAGATTGACTTGAGAGACACACTTTCCGCCCCAAAGTTTAGGACTTGTTTATAAAACAATGTTTTAATCTCCAATAAACCTGCCTCAATCTTTAAGGCAGATTCACAGGATACTCATAAAATGTCTTTGCTGTCAAGATTGGCTCGAACTCGGACTCATTAGCTTTAAAAAAGAGAGCTAGCTTGCCCTGACAATATCCATGGGCTCTCATGAGATCCTACTTggctttcaaatttgaatggaataAGTTTGCATATGATAATGTGACttggaagaaaagagaaagggatgATAAAAGGGAAGGGATATGATGAAGAGTGGCCAAGTgcatcatttctttttgtctgcAACTAGGAGTGGTGGCACTGTCTGTCCTCAACAGTAGAGTTAGTGAAACTGGCCTGCAGTCATTCCCTTTTCCATTTGTTCCTCTAAAAATTTACCAACTTCACCTTCTTAATTCATGTAAAAactgtgttatatatatatatatatatatatatatatatatatatatatatatatatatatatatatatatatatatatatatatatatataccacttAGTTAAAAGATAAAAGCTAGACtcacaaaaaataattagtAAAGTCATGTTACGCAACATAACTTTATGGATATGATCTTAGATGAGCAGTGTGTTAAGTTagtcatttcaaaattttaataatgttttttaatagtaaaaagtGCATCACTCTTGTACcatagaaattttttatagtaaacaaataaatattttacaaaaaataacttgaataaatcaaacatgatttatattgaATTGATGTTTATCAACACGTCAGGTCAGgatgctcaaattttgttaaTAATAATTGTTAAGTGTTAACATTAAATTAAAAggaccttttatatatatgtatggcaAGTATTATTTATGACAAGTACCAAGTGTAGACCTAATGATAAAATCTGTGCCGTCTTGAAAAGagcattttttccctttatttttctCGAAACGTGGTGACtgttattgaaattttgatttaattagTAATTAACATAATTGTAACATTCACTGCAATTTAACTGAAAGCTTATCAGGAGGGAAATAAGCATAAACCAACTTACTCCTGGTTTGCAGTTTGTAAGAAAAGCTTTGGCACATACTTCGAAGCATTAGGCTGTTGATAAATGGTAAACCAAGTAGCTTATATTATATACTTTCcaaattcttattaaaaaagaaaaggaaaaaaaagaaaggatttgtGGTGTCACGGGATTGTGGTGACCATGAATTCCGTTCAACCATTCCAATGATTACTAGTCGTCTCACCTTTTCGTTTGTGTGGTAGGGTTTGTGTGGTTGAATTGTCGATACATTGCCTTGGATGTCAATGTCACTCTCTTTTCCTCTCATACACATGATACACACctttcatgtaaaaaaaaaaaaaactagcagTAACTTTTTTaattcctcaaaaaaaaaactagcagTAACTTTTTTAATTCCTCTCATACACACCTAGTAACTTTTTTAATTACCAAGGTTCAACAGTTTTatttttggtttcttgtttggcactgcttctcgccaacagattgtgagaacttggctcattcTTCGAGgttttgagctcatctcgggaCTTTCTGTTAATTCTTTTAAGTGTCACATTTCCCTTATCCACGTGAATCCGACCACAGTACTTCTTGCgcaagcttgctttgggtgtaaggctgtTGGCCTGCCTATAGAATATTTAAGTATTCAGATTACATTGTCCCCTCCTGCACCCTCCTTTTGGGATGGAGTGGAGCAGAAACTTGCTaatcgccttcagtgttggcaaGAAAAACTGCTTTCTCTCTCATGTCGTATTACTCTTGCTAAACGCTGTCTCGCGTCTGTCCTCCTCCATGCTCTAGCGGTCTTTCGACCTCCTGTGGCTGTTCTGAATAGGTTTAATAGAATCATTCGTAATTTCATCTGGGATGGTGATCAGCCTTCAGATCGTCTTACACGCTGGGATATGATTGTCTTTCTGCTTCTTCTTGGGGGTGCtagggttaccaaccttagtcgggcttgtgagtcttctctgtgttcttggtggtggcgtctgGCAACTGAGCACTCTCCCATCACCCTATTCATTTGCTCTAAATTTGACATGCATTCTCCCAATGTTTGGAGTGGTTCCATCTCCCACATCTCTCCATCTCACTTTTGATGTGACCTGTTTTCCGTcattcctcttttcctccgctttGCTGACCTCCCATCGTTTGCACCCCTTTcctggcttcttcttcttgctacctggcttCCTTTGGTTCTTCTATGGCATCGCTCTCATCTCGATCTCTTTGGTCTCCTGACCCCtctcctcgtgccattgcttttgtttgacttcttcttgctggccacatcaacacttttgaccacttacagCGTCTTAGCATCAGTTTAGCTAACTAGTGTCCCCCATGTCTCGCTGCggctgagtctcgggtccacctttttacaacttgtcttttcttctttagtgtCTTTGCCTCTGtctggccttcccttgttaCTAGCCTTACAGACTCACCTTCcattcatcttcttttcctcctttgTCATTCCTCCAACTTGGCTGTTTCCTggggtcgtgtttggaggttgtggctcattttagCTTGGTgacgcatttgggaggagcgcaacaacagggtcttcagggacATCTTCTCTTCATCTGAGTCTGTAGCTCGTCTTGTGCAGGAAGATGTTCATTTTGCCATTCAGCTGCGGCGTCGTCCTCTTTCTGCGGCTGGCTGATGTTGCCATTCTATCTTTCCACTCTCTTTCCACCcactcttattttgtttttctgtacgTTGTTTTATATATTTCCTCTTTTGCTTCTGTCTTGCGGTTTCTTACTGtaactaggggacttcttgtcccaaATTTTTCTATCTAGGgcacttcttgtccccaaattttgatatacattctcattttatcggctttttatctctctctctgtctgtctctctctctctctctagatatatatatatatatatacatatatatatatatatatatatatataatggtaaaGTATAAAAGTTTACAAAAAACTGTATtcttcctttatatatataaaagtgaatAGTAACTCTGGCCATCTAGTGTCGTCCGTTTAATGCAATGgatgattaaaagagaaacataaataaaaagatGGTAATTAATATTAGATAACTAAAATGCTTATTACTTTTTTCTTAACAGTCTATGTTAGATCAGATAGttttggtttatatatatatatatagttaaatgaataaaattacTCTTGACGCTAGTGATTTTAGGTGGAGCGTGGAACAAGTTTGAAGGTGAATCTTTCTATAAGgatacaaatgaaaaagaaaaaagtcaatttaaaaaaaactaaaatatttcttttcaatggGTGAATAAAAAAGTTTCAACCGTGGGACACTAATTCAAAAGCTCTTATACTCTAATATAAGGGCATCAATGTATACAAATAAGTAAATAGTTGAAAAtacctatataaaaattaaaaaaaattgtgctatTGGTCTGCAGAACAGTCCACATTACAGAAAACATTTCGCCCAACTTCAAGATCAGGAAAAGAGAGGACCGCTTGTCACACTCGAGGGACTGTTAATAAGACAAAACCACCTAatcaatttcttatatatatatatatatatatatatatatatatatataaaagagagagatagaggaaaaaaaaaagagattctaTCAAAATCACGATGCAAATTGAATCAATTTTTACCAAAGACAGAAATCTGCCTAAACATACTAAAAttgaattcatttttaaatagCTAAAAGTTGGTTTTTTACATtattaatttgaggcaaaacTAGTTGcaacggaaaaaaaaatgaaaatataaaaaataattaaaagtagTGAAACATTCATGAACTGTGGCATGTGGCGCTCTTCAGTTTGGAGCGGGAGATCAAATATATAGTGTACATTAACGATTGAGAGTGGTTCAAGCctaattttgataaaatgaTTAGTATTACCCCTTGAATTGATCAGTATCACCTTTTGTTGTCTCCATAGCGTTGTCGTTGTAAGGCATGTGGCATGTGTTTGTGAGGCAATGAGGTTTTAGAATTCTTCATTATCGTAaacaataacagaaaaaatCTTCGATTTATTGGATATAGACCGTCCAACTTAGCATTAGAAATATTAATAGTATTTTGTGCGTTTATCTTGATCGAACGGGCTGGAATCAGTATTTTCTTTCCACACAAATTGTCATTTAAGAACGTAAATATGCGGATTCATATGTAACTGGTAATTTGTTCAATGCTTCTTACAGTTTGACAATAGGACGTGGAATCGTAAGAAAATAATCAAGATATGTTTGATGCATTGATTAATCTGTACTAAGGATGTCTACAATAGTTAAAACTATGTGTAAACCCATCCTTTTTGTTGGGTAAGCAAGATGAATATTTTCTCTTATTG
Coding sequences:
- the LOC116250465 gene encoding probable WRKY transcription factor 56 isoform X1 — translated: MFEGQEEYYEGSDPSSSDGYQFLRALSGPLMGNGTGIFVRGGGGGGDHHSSLSPSCAAAAACFVAGGMAMNHHHQTRESSPIGHLGLHKVGNGGASAAGCTTTIPMAAKVLSVASNVQKWSWGGEVGDQAAAGGPRRVTAMDADDKDHDQRSGLAPMPLKMKKVKARRKVREPRFCFKTMSDIDILDDGYKWRKYGQKIVKNTQHPRSYYRCTQDNCHVKKRVERLAEDPRMVITTYEGRHCHSPSHDEDNSPTSSQVNFLW
- the LOC116250465 gene encoding probable WRKY transcription factor 33 isoform X2, which produces MFEGQEEYYEGSDPSSSDGYQFLRALSGPLMGNGTGIFVRGGGGGGDHHSSLSPSCAAAAACFVAGGMAMNHHHQTRESSPIGHLGLHKVGNGGASAAGCTTTIPMAAKVLSVASNVQKWSWGGEVGDQAAAGGPRRVTAMDADDKDHDQRSGLAPMPLKMKKVKARRKVREPRFCFKTMSDIDILDDGYKWRKYGQKIVKNTQHPRIIAM